Below is a window of Stygiolobus azoricus DNA.
AATCCTACCGATCTGCTCTATGTGATCCTAGGCTTAGCTCTTCTACCTTTATTTATATTTAATGAAATGAGGGTGGAAAAACCAATAATAAACTTAAAGCTACTAAAGATCAGGTTATTAAGCCTCTCATTATATTCCTTGTTCTTCCAAGGGATAGGAGGTCTCTCTCTAACTTTCCTACTCATCATGTACCTTCAAGGGGTTAAGGGTCTTTCACCTTTATACGCCTCTCTTGTTTTAGTCCCGGGGTACATAGTAGCCAGTGTTCTTTCACCTATTGTAGGTAAGAGAACTGAGAGGACTAAACCTGGGTTATTAGCCTCCTTAGGATTACTGGGTACATTAGCCTCGCTTATTTTATACTTTGCATTACTCACTCCTTATTCCTCACCTTACCTAGTATCAGCTATATCTATACTTACGGGGATAGGTTCTTCCCTATTTTGGCCTTCAAATAACACTGCAATTATGTTTAGTGTGCCTAAAGAATATTATGGAGGTGTATCAGGGTTATCAAGGACTTTTTCCAGTATAGGCACTGTACTGAGTTATGTAATAAGTATAACCGTAGCCTCGCTGTCCATCCCCAGATATGTAGCGTTTGAAATATTCCTCGGTACTAGTTCGTTAGAAGATAAAAAAGCTATGGTAGTTTTCACAGATGGCCTTCACTTTGCATTTCTAGTATCATCTCTTTTCATCATTGTATCCCTAGTACTTTCAGCTCTCACAATATTCATTAAAATAAAGAACTAACTTCATAGAATTTTTCTAATTCTATGCAAGAAGAGTAGTATTAACGCTACGAAGGCTAATATCAAAGCCAGTAAGGTGATAAGCGGTATATTTTGGCTTAAGACTAGTCTTTCAATGATGTATTGGTTTACAACTATAGTGCCTCCTACTGGGACATTATAGGTTCCTTCCCATTCTCCTTTGTAGAACAGAGGAATATATGCGTTAAGAGTAACCAGTTGACCGTTCTTTGCCCAATAGGTAATATTAAAGTCTCCATAGTCTAAGGACACTTCATACTCCAGCTGATAAGGAGGCATTATGTTTAATGGAGAGGTTACATTAATGGTGTTTTTTCCTACTAGTTCAAATCTCTCATGAGGGTTTTCGTATATATACAGTGGTAACTGTAAGACAGTACCTCTTTGATACCAATTCGTAACTGTCGTGCCGTTAGGGTAAGTTATCCTGACTAAATATTCAGGGACGTAATAAGTTGAGACATTTATTATTGGCGGTGTTGAGTTAGTCACTAAAATTTGGACGTTTTTTTGTAAAACTAGAATTTCGTTATTGGTGATGTTTATTATCCTCGGTAACGTTATACTAGTATTCACGGGTAGGTTGTAGGTAATTGCTGAATAGTTAGGGTAGACGATCGTAACCATTACTTTCTCATCATAGTACAATAATATATCGAAAATTTGGAATGTAGTGTTGTTAGGGATTATGAGAGTTCGTCCTTTAACTTTTTCCAAATACAAGTACACGTTACTGCCAATTCTCAGAACGTTAGGTATAGTTATATTATAAGGCATGTCGATATAGAAATCTTTACTTTGATATATACCCAGTCTGTTTATTATAAGACTCTCGTTCACAAAAGTTAAGGGTGGTATAGGAGGATTGTAGTTACTGGTTATTAGACCGTAACTCGGACTACCTATAGTTACTTCTACGTTTCCGTCTGGCTCAAGGATTGTAATTAAGTCTTCAGCCGAACCCGTGGCATTCATTCCGAAGTTAAAGACTGAAGGAAAGGGCTTAAGTCCGCTCTGGTTATAAAATAACCCAAGTTCAGCGTTCAAGGAAGCGAAGTTTGTAACACTGTTAAATCCCCCGAAGACGAGTTCAACGTTTTCCTTTGTTGGATAATTTACAGTGAAAAATGCCTTACCGGGTATAGTTGAGACAATAGCAGTTCTAACTTCAGGTGGTAAAAACCTACTTCCGTTTTGTATTATTACGTACTGATATTTAACTATAGTAAAGGTTTGGTTGTAAACCAACGATATGATTAGATACCCTGCTAAGGGTAACGAGAAGTGAAACACACTCGTGTTAAATTTTTGATTACCGTTATAATAACAGCCTATGAAAAAGGTATGATTAAGTGTATTAAATACGAGTTCTTCTTGTAACCAATTTACACTCAGTGAATTATTAACTGTCCCTCCTAGTTGTAACGTAGCGTAATAAGGTTCAGGGGAGTTTGGATTGAAAGAATTAATAGAATATATTTTGAAGTAACCTATTATTTGGTTTGTAGTTATTGTATATGTAGAATTAGTACCTTTAGAGTAGATTCCATAAGAGGCTAAACCTATAGGTTTAGGAGAAATTTGTGCTTGTGGAGTTATTGCAGTTACTGGAACAGCAGTTATAATGGTTAAAACAAGTAACAATAAAAATAAGATAAATCTTCGCATCGCTATATTTTTATAATACCTTTAAATAAAACTTCTCCTAATTTTAGGTTAACTTGAATTAAAAAATTGTTTTGTACTAAAACCATAAACTGAAACTGATTATTTCTATTCATACCCATTCTGGTCAGGGGCTAAGGTCAAAGAACTACTTAGAACACCAAGAATCATTAAGAGCATTCCAAGATAGAGCGGGAATTCAGGTGACGCGATTTTTACTATTCCCATGAGTCCTCCCGCGAATAGGAAAGCACCTATACCTACTATTGCGCTACAACTACAGAACTTTATGCCTTTTCTCATTTTTCCTCATATATTAATTAAGTTTAACTAGTTTATAAATTTATGCTTTTAGTTAAATCAATAAATAAAAGGAAAATTACCAAAGTTTATAATAAAATGCAAGTCAAGTTTAAATCGATAATTAGT
It encodes the following:
- a CDS encoding thermopsin family protease, which encodes MRRFILFLLLLVLTIITAVPVTAITPQAQISPKPIGLASYGIYSKGTNSTYTITTNQIIGYFKIYSINSFNPNSPEPYYATLQLGGTVNNSLSVNWLQEELVFNTLNHTFFIGCYYNGNQKFNTSVFHFSLPLAGYLIISLVYNQTFTIVKYQYVIIQNGSRFLPPEVRTAIVSTIPGKAFFTVNYPTKENVELVFGGFNSVTNFASLNAELGLFYNQSGLKPFPSVFNFGMNATGSAEDLITILEPDGNVEVTIGSPSYGLITSNYNPPIPPLTFVNESLIINRLGIYQSKDFYIDMPYNITIPNVLRIGSNVYLYLEKVKGRTLIIPNNTTFQIFDILLYYDEKVMVTIVYPNYSAITYNLPVNTSITLPRIINITNNEILVLQKNVQILVTNSTPPIINVSTYYVPEYLVRITYPNGTTVTNWYQRGTVLQLPLYIYENPHERFELVGKNTINVTSPLNIMPPYQLEYEVSLDYGDFNITYWAKNGQLVTLNAYIPLFYKGEWEGTYNVPVGGTIVVNQYIIERLVLSQNIPLITLLALILAFVALILLFLHRIRKIL